In Pseudoxanthomonas sp. SE1, the genomic stretch AACCGCGCAGGTAGTTGCTGGTGCCATCCAGCGGGTCGATGACGAAGGTGTAGCGGCCGTTGATCTGGGCGCCGCTTTCCTCGCCGACGAAACCGTAATCGGGGTAGGCCCGGCGCAGTTCCTTGATGATCACCTTCTCGGCGTCGGCGTCCACTTCGCTCGCGTAATCCATCCGCTCCTTCTGCACCACGTTGAGTGCATCCAGCTTGTTGATGCTGCGCAACAGCACGTTGCCTGCCAGGCGGGCTGCCTTGGTCATGACGGTGACGACGGGCTTCTGCATGCGAACGAACCTCGGACAGGCGTGGGGTGGGGCGAACAAGTGGAAAAGAGCAGCACGGCGCGTAGACCGGCCCGCGCAGTTTACCATTTGCCCCCATGAACACGCCCGTTTCCTTCTCCAATCCCGTTTCCCTGGCCGCCTCCGCCCGCCTGCGCGTGGTGCTGGTGGGCACCCAGCACCCCGGCAACATCGGTGCGGCCGCCCGCGCGCTGAAAACCATGGGCCTGGCGCGGCTGGTGCTGGTGGCGCCCGAGAACTACCCCGCGGAAGAGGCATACCGGCGTGCGGCCGGAGCCGACGACCTGCTGGCCGATGCCGCCGTGGTGGCAACGCTGGCCGAGGCCGTGGCCGACTGCCAGCTGGTCCTGGGCTGTACCGCCCGGAGTCGACGCGTGCAACTGGAAGAACATCCGCCGCGGCAGGCAGCTGCACTCGCGGTCGGCCGGGCCGCGACAGGGGGCGAGGTGGCGCTGGTGTTCGGCCGTGAGCGCACCGGGCTCAGCAACGAGGAACTGCAGCTCTGCCATGCGGCGGTGCATATCCCGGCCAATCCCGAGTACAGCTCGCTCAACTTGGCCGCGGCCGTGCAAGTGCTGGCCTACGAGCTGAGGATGGCATTGCTGGACGGGGCGCCGGCGACAGCGGCTTTCCCGGTACACCCGGACGACATCCCCGCAAGCCACGCGCACATGGAAGGGTTCTTCGCCCAGTTGGCCGATACGCTGGATGCGATCGACTTCCACAAAGGGCGCACGCCCGACTCCGCGATGCGCAAGCTGCGTCGCCTGTTCGCCAAGGCCGACCTGAACGAACAGGAGGTCCGCCTGCTGCGCGGCATCCTCGCCGATGCCCAGCGCATGGCGCGCTTGGCGGGCGTTGGCGGATCCGGATCACTGTCTTAACCTCACGTTTTCCGATAGGCTGCCGCCATCGTTCTGGCGGGCGTCTATCGTTGCGTACAACCTGGTTCAGCCTGGCGCTGGCCGTGATCGGCGCAGCATCGCTACCCGCAAGCATCACGCCGGCCAGCGCTGCCGGAGACGAACGCGTCCTGGTCCTGGGACGCATCAGCGACGATCCGAAGGCCCACTACGAGCAGCTCAAGCCGCTGCTCGACTACGTGGTGCCGCGGATGCGCGACGTGGGCATCACTGAAGGCCGCATCCTGATGGCGCGTGATGCCCAGCAGATGACCAGCTACCTGCGCCGCGGCCGGGTGGACTGGGTCACCGAGACGGCGGGCACCGGCATGCGGTTGCAGGAGCGCGCAGGCGCGCGCCCGATGCTGCTGACCGAACGCGGGGGCGTGAGCCGCTACCACGGTGTGTTCTTCGTCCGCCGCGACAGCGGGCTGGAGCGGCTGGCCGATCTCAAGGGCCGCACGGTGGCCTTCCAGAACACCGCATCGACCAGCGCCTATTTCGCGCCCTCCGTGGCCCTGATGGAAGCGGGCCAGCGGATGGAGATCCTGCTCTCCCCCATGGATCGTCCGTCTGCCGATTCGGTGGGCTATGTCTTCGCGAGGTCCGAGCTCAACATCGCGGCCTGGGTGCACAAACGCCTGGTCGATGCCGGCGTGGTCAGCAACCTGGACTGGGACGATGTGCGCCGCATGCCACCGGGCTTCAGGCGCGACTTCCGCGTGATCCACGAAACCCAGGATTTCCCGCGCGCACTCGAGATGGTGCGCGGCGACCTTGATCCCAGGGTGGAAACACGCCTGCGCGAGGTGTTGCTGGAAGCCGCAAACGATCCTGCTGCCCGCGACGCGCTCAACGTCTTTTTCCGCACCACCCGCTTCCTGCCGGTGGATCCGGCATCGCAACAGGCGCTGGACAACCTGCGCCGTGGCGTCGCGCGCGTCAGGGAGCAGGTCGAGTGAGAGCGCTACGCTTCGGCCTGCAGGCGCGCTTCCTGGCGGCGATGGCGATCATGCTGGTCGTGGTCATCGCCCTGCTCGCGACGCTGCTGCAGCGCCAGAAGATGATGCAGCAGGAAGTCGCCGACCTCGGGCGCGACGCCATGCATGGCATGGTCGAGGACAGCCTGCGCCGGCACGGCGAGGCCACGGTGGACCAGTTGGGGGATGCGCTGGCCAACCCGCTGTACTACTTCGATCTGGACGCCATCGGCAGCATCGTGCGTTCGGCGCAGAAGGAGCCTGACGTCAGTTACGTGCTGGTGTACGACAACCAGGGCAGGATCATCCATGACGGCACGGCGGACATCGCCGTCTATGGGCAGACGATGACCGACCCGTTGGCCTACGAGGCCGTCAACGCGCGCAGCATGCATACGCAGTGGTCGGCGCAGATCGTGGACGTGTCCGAACCCATCATGATCGGCAGCGAACGCATCGGCGGGGTACGCGTCGGGTACTCGGTGGCCTCCGTGCGGGCGTACGAGGAGAAGGCCATCGCGGCCGCGCGGGCGCGCCTCAACGAACTCGGCGCGCGCCACCTCGGCTGGATCGCCTTGCTGCTGGCCGCTCTGGTCGCGGCCTGCGTGGCGACCATGCTGTATGTGCAGCGCACGCTGATCCGTCCGGTCCGGCAACTCGCGCGCGCGGCGCATGACATCGAGGTGGGCAACTACAACGGCGAGCGCATGACCAGCGAACGCCAGGACGAAGTCGGCGAACTGGTGCGTGCATTCGGCACCATGAGCGACAGCATCGCGCGGCACGACCGCGATGTGCGCCGCATGGCGTACACCGACTCGCTGACCGGGTTGACCAACCGGCTGGCGTTCCGGGAAAGCCTCGATCACCGACTGATGATGCTGCGGGGTGCGGGGCGGCAGCTGGCCCTGCTGTTCGCCGACATCGATGATTTCAAGCGCGTCAACGACACCCTGGGTCACGAAGCGGGCGATGAAGTGCTGCAACTGTTCGCGCACCGCATCCGCGATGCCGTGGAGCAGATGGGGGGCGACGATGCCTTGCTCGCCCGCTTCGGCGGCGACGAGTTCGTGATCCTGATCCAGGACGGCGATGTGCGCGGCAGCGCCACGCGCCTGGCGGAGAAGCTCGTGGCCGAGCTGGGCCGTCCCATCGTGGTGCAGGATCGCCAGGTTTTCCTGGGCACCTCCATCGGCATCACCTTGTTCCCGGAAGACGCCTCCGGTGCGACCGCGCTGATGAAGAACGGCGACATCGCGATGTACCAGGCCAAGGTGGCCGGCAAGAACTGCTACCGCTTCTACAGCCGTGCGATGGACCAGGCCGTGGAGCGGCGCGTGCGCATGGAGCAGGAACTGCGTGGCGCGTGGGAACGGGGCGAACTGAGCCTGATGTACCAGCCTGTGTTCCGCATGGCGGACAGCCGCATCGTCGGTGCCGAGGCGCTGCTGCGTTGGCAGCATCCGGAACTGGGCATGGTGGCGCCATCCGTCTTCATCGACGTGGCCGAACAGAGCGGCCTGATCGAGAGCATCGGCCCCCGCGTGCTGCGTGCTGCCTGCACGGCAGCCGCGCGCTGGGGTACCGATCGTGACGCGCTGGATCCGCTGTTCGTCTCGGTCAACGTGTCGCCGCGCCAGTTGCGCAGCGGTGATCTTCCCGAGGTGGTCGCGGAGTGCCTGCGCGACACCGGTCTGGCGGCGTCGCGTCTGCATCTGGAACTCACCGAGACCGCCGTCATCAGCGACGAAGCGCACGCCAGTGCGCTGCTGGCCACGCTGCATCGCACCGGCGTGAAGGTCTGGCTGGACGATTTCGGCACCGGTTTCTCAGGCCTGAGCCATCTGCGCCGCGTGCCGGTGGATGGCGTGAAAATCGACCGCAGCTTCATCGCCGACATGCTGCGCGATCCCGACGATCTCGCGCTGACCACGGCCATCATCGCGATGGCGCATTCGCTCGGCATCACCGTGGTGGCGGAGGGCGTGGAGAAGGAAGGCCAGTTCAACCTGCTGCGCGAGCGCGGCTGCGACCTGGCGCAGGGCTACTGGCTGGGGTATCCGGTCACAGCGGCCGAATTCGCGCAGCTCGTGGCCTGAAGTTGTTTCCTGTGGGAGCGACGTGAGTCGCGAGCTTTTATCGGCGTCGACAGGCAATCGCGACTTACGTCGCTCCCACACCAGCATCCCGATCCACATCATTGCCCGACTTTGAAGACTCAGAACCAGCGCGCGAACAGTGCGGTCAGCGATTCGACCAGGTTGCCGGACAGGAAACCGAACACGATGACCGCGATGCTGCCCGTCACCCA encodes the following:
- a CDS encoding RNA methyltransferase codes for the protein MNTPVSFSNPVSLAASARLRVVLVGTQHPGNIGAAARALKTMGLARLVLVAPENYPAEEAYRRAAGADDLLADAAVVATLAEAVADCQLVLGCTARSRRVQLEEHPPRQAAALAVGRAATGGEVALVFGRERTGLSNEELQLCHAAVHIPANPEYSSLNLAAAVQVLAYELRMALLDGAPATAAFPVHPDDIPASHAHMEGFFAQLADTLDAIDFHKGRTPDSAMRKLRRLFAKADLNEQEVRLLRGILADAQRMARLAGVGGSGSLS
- a CDS encoding phosphate/phosphite/phosphonate ABC transporter substrate-binding protein yields the protein MGAASLPASITPASAAGDERVLVLGRISDDPKAHYEQLKPLLDYVVPRMRDVGITEGRILMARDAQQMTSYLRRGRVDWVTETAGTGMRLQERAGARPMLLTERGGVSRYHGVFFVRRDSGLERLADLKGRTVAFQNTASTSAYFAPSVALMEAGQRMEILLSPMDRPSADSVGYVFARSELNIAAWVHKRLVDAGVVSNLDWDDVRRMPPGFRRDFRVIHETQDFPRALEMVRGDLDPRVETRLREVLLEAANDPAARDALNVFFRTTRFLPVDPASQQALDNLRRGVARVREQVE
- a CDS encoding GGDEF domain-containing phosphodiesterase, encoding MRALRFGLQARFLAAMAIMLVVVIALLATLLQRQKMMQQEVADLGRDAMHGMVEDSLRRHGEATVDQLGDALANPLYYFDLDAIGSIVRSAQKEPDVSYVLVYDNQGRIIHDGTADIAVYGQTMTDPLAYEAVNARSMHTQWSAQIVDVSEPIMIGSERIGGVRVGYSVASVRAYEEKAIAAARARLNELGARHLGWIALLLAALVAACVATMLYVQRTLIRPVRQLARAAHDIEVGNYNGERMTSERQDEVGELVRAFGTMSDSIARHDRDVRRMAYTDSLTGLTNRLAFRESLDHRLMMLRGAGRQLALLFADIDDFKRVNDTLGHEAGDEVLQLFAHRIRDAVEQMGGDDALLARFGGDEFVILIQDGDVRGSATRLAEKLVAELGRPIVVQDRQVFLGTSIGITLFPEDASGATALMKNGDIAMYQAKVAGKNCYRFYSRAMDQAVERRVRMEQELRGAWERGELSLMYQPVFRMADSRIVGAEALLRWQHPELGMVAPSVFIDVAEQSGLIESIGPRVLRAACTAAARWGTDRDALDPLFVSVNVSPRQLRSGDLPEVVAECLRDTGLAASRLHLELTETAVISDEAHASALLATLHRTGVKVWLDDFGTGFSGLSHLRRVPVDGVKIDRSFIADMLRDPDDLALTTAIIAMAHSLGITVVAEGVEKEGQFNLLRERGCDLAQGYWLGYPVTAAEFAQLVA